A window of Brachybacterium fresconis contains these coding sequences:
- a CDS encoding metal-sensitive transcriptional regulator, whose protein sequence is MSTATDPTEEQACHSGPHGYIQDKPRYLNRLKRIEGQARGISRMVDEDVYCIDILTQISALNSALENVALGLLDDHLRHCVLDAAREGGEEAEIKLKEASDAVRRLVKS, encoded by the coding sequence ATGAGCACTGCAACTGACCCCACCGAGGAACAGGCCTGCCACAGCGGACCCCACGGCTACATCCAGGACAAACCCCGCTACCTCAACCGCCTCAAGCGCATCGAAGGCCAAGCCCGTGGAATCTCTCGGATGGTCGATGAGGATGTCTACTGCATCGACATCCTCACCCAGATCTCCGCTCTGAACAGCGCGCTCGAGAACGTTGCGCTGGGACTGCTCGACGACCACCTCCGTCACTGCGTCCTCGATGCCGCTCGCGAAGGCGGAGAAGAAGCCGAGATCAAGCTGAAGGAGGCTTCGGACGCAGTACGGCGCCTCGTCAAGTCTTGA
- a CDS encoding IS256-like element ISMlu11 family transposase: MTDEKNPGEPSGQDLVEQLKASGQLDALFAQIDAGGVELTGDGGFVPALVKAALERGLQAELTSHLGYEKGAEDASKHANSRNGSTPKTVESEVGPIELDVPRDRGGSFTPRLVPKGQRRLGGLDDMIISLYAGGMTIRNIQHHLASTIGTDLSHETISNITDAVSEEVLAWQSRPLEEFYPVIYLDAIRIKIRENSQVLNRAAYIAVGVDLEGIKHVLGIWVQDTEGSAFWAHVCADLANRGVRDVLIVCCDGLKGLPEAIEATWPDSMVQTCVVHLIRAAMRFVAYQDRKKVAAALKPIYTAPNEETARKALAEFEASELGKKYPSAAATWANSWERFIPFLQFPPMLRKVIYTTNSIESLNFQLRKVTKNRGHFPSTEAAVKLLWLAICNIEDKRAAERARDRGKPAGQRKAQGRLVEGQAVTNWKQALAQLAAAYPDRINPYL; this comes from the coding sequence ATGACCGACGAGAAGAACCCAGGCGAGCCCTCGGGCCAGGACCTGGTCGAGCAGCTGAAAGCCTCAGGGCAGCTTGATGCCCTGTTCGCGCAGATCGACGCTGGCGGCGTCGAGCTGACCGGTGACGGCGGGTTCGTACCCGCGCTGGTCAAGGCCGCGCTCGAGCGGGGCCTGCAGGCCGAGCTGACCAGCCATCTGGGCTACGAGAAGGGTGCTGAGGACGCGTCGAAGCACGCCAACTCCCGCAACGGGAGCACGCCGAAGACCGTGGAGTCCGAGGTCGGGCCGATCGAGCTGGACGTCCCGCGAGACCGGGGCGGGTCGTTCACCCCGCGCCTGGTGCCCAAGGGCCAGCGGCGCCTCGGGGGCCTGGATGACATGATCATCAGCCTCTATGCCGGCGGGATGACGATCCGGAACATCCAGCACCACCTGGCCTCCACGATCGGCACGGACCTGTCGCACGAGACGATCTCCAACATCACCGACGCCGTGAGCGAGGAGGTCCTGGCGTGGCAGTCGCGGCCGCTGGAGGAGTTCTATCCGGTGATCTATCTCGACGCAATCCGGATCAAGATCCGAGAGAACAGCCAGGTCCTCAACCGTGCCGCCTACATCGCAGTCGGCGTGGACCTCGAGGGGATCAAGCACGTGCTGGGGATCTGGGTCCAGGACACCGAGGGCTCGGCGTTCTGGGCCCACGTCTGCGCCGATCTCGCCAACCGGGGCGTGCGGGACGTGCTGATCGTGTGCTGCGACGGGCTCAAGGGCCTGCCGGAGGCGATCGAGGCGACGTGGCCGGACTCGATGGTCCAGACCTGCGTGGTTCACCTGATCCGGGCCGCGATGCGGTTCGTGGCCTACCAGGACCGCAAGAAGGTCGCCGCCGCGCTGAAGCCGATCTACACCGCCCCCAACGAAGAGACCGCGAGGAAGGCGCTGGCCGAGTTCGAGGCCTCCGAGCTCGGCAAGAAATACCCTTCTGCAGCCGCGACCTGGGCGAACTCCTGGGAGCGGTTCATCCCGTTCCTGCAGTTCCCACCCATGCTCCGCAAGGTCATCTACACGACCAACAGCATCGAGTCGCTCAACTTCCAGCTGCGGAAAGTGACCAAGAACCGCGGCCACTTCCCCTCGACCGAGGCGGCGGTGAAGCTGCTCTGGCTGGCGATCTGCAACATCGAAGACAAACGCGCCGCCGAACGCGCTCGGGACCGGGGCAAACCCGCCGGCCAGCGCAAAGCCCAGGGCAGGCTCGTCGAAGGCCAGGCCGTCACGAACTGGAAGCAGGCCCTCGCCCAGCTCGCCGCGGCCTACCCCGACCGGATCAACCCCTACCTGTGA
- a CDS encoding DUF2188 domain-containing protein → MADYEVQYSKGTGDWSAKRAGSGRSAGRYDTQADAHDAARGYAERSGGGEVRDHRKDNNQIRNTDTVGKKDPYPPKG, encoded by the coding sequence ATGGCGGACTACGAAGTGCAGTACAGCAAGGGCACCGGCGACTGGAGCGCCAAGCGTGCGGGGTCGGGCAGGTCTGCTGGCCGGTACGACACCCAGGCCGACGCCCACGATGCCGCCCGGGGCTACGCGGAGAGGAGCGGTGGCGGGGAAGTCCGCGACCATCGGAAGGACAACAACCAGATCAGGAACACCGATACCGTCGGCAAGAAGGACCCGTACCCTCCCAAGGGATGA
- a CDS encoding FAD-dependent oxidoreductase, producing MPDTTHVLVIGAGAAGSASIRELAQHEEITTTAIIDTETTPYNRTLINKAVATGLLEPHHAHLPALPAPPVRDRVQAVDPQEQTVHLRTGARVDYDALIAATGSAPRALPPSIASPAALESGRVTHLHSLDDALRVRGVLDRTPSPRVLIYGAGFIGAETAGILRDAGCRVTLAASSPIPGATAFGSQVAGQLSQAHQVTVDTHFGHALTRLELVESELHAEFTDGRDIAADLAITALGTRPLSPSPWGGAIAVDSAAQP from the coding sequence ATGCCCGACACGACACACGTTCTCGTCATCGGTGCAGGAGCTGCGGGGTCGGCCTCCATCCGGGAACTCGCCCAGCACGAAGAGATCACCACAACCGCGATCATCGATACGGAAACCACCCCGTATAACCGCACTCTGATCAACAAGGCTGTCGCCACCGGCCTCCTCGAACCCCATCACGCACATCTGCCAGCACTGCCCGCTCCACCAGTCCGGGATCGCGTCCAGGCGGTGGACCCCCAAGAGCAGACCGTTCACCTGCGCACTGGAGCCCGCGTGGACTATGACGCACTGATCGCCGCTACGGGAAGCGCGCCACGCGCCCTGCCTCCGAGTATTGCCAGCCCTGCCGCCCTGGAGAGCGGACGGGTGACGCATCTGCACTCCCTGGACGATGCGCTCCGTGTGCGCGGCGTCCTTGACCGCACGCCCTCCCCGCGGGTCCTGATCTACGGCGCAGGGTTCATCGGAGCCGAGACCGCGGGAATCCTCCGCGACGCTGGATGCAGGGTCACGCTCGCTGCCTCTTCGCCCATCCCAGGGGCCACCGCCTTCGGCTCCCAGGTCGCAGGACAACTTTCCCAGGCACATCAGGTCACTGTCGACACGCACTTCGGTCACGCGCTGACGCGCCTTGAGCTCGTCGAGAGCGAGCTGCACGCCGAGTTCACCGACGGCCGTGACATTGCCGCGGACCTGGCCATCACCGCCCTTGGAACGCGCCCACTCTCCCCCTCCCCCTGGGGTGGAGCGATCGCTGTCGATTCGGCTGCGCAGCCGTGA
- a CDS encoding IS1634 family transposase, giving the protein MVFLRKVTTASGATAVQIAERKNRRDVVLEHLGSARTEAELAALMSAGRDKIHAGQRALDLDLSQDPQAAVVQSKHSRLLVETLRSAWSTLGFDVVEDEAFFQLVAARLIEPTSMSDSRRVLADVGVQPVHRNTFHAALQRCGEREYRDRIAAKCFKHASTSGDISLVLYDVTTLYFEAPKEDELRKVGFSKERRVDPQIVVGLLVDRNGFPLEIGCFEGNKAETLTIVPIIKQFQARHNLADMVVVADAGMLSMANLNALAEAELKFIVGSRPKKAPGDLANHFHWNGDAFSDGQLIDTVTPRHGSTKTETKRRRKEPVWDAKEHPGHWRAVWSYSRKRAVHDNYTLTQQENRARAVIAGDASVKGTRFIKSTTAGKKLDEESLEKAKQLVGLKGYVTNIPASTMAAPEVLSSYHDLWHVEQSFRMSKTDLQARPMFHHQRDAIEAHLTIVFTALAIARYLQDTTGFSIRKIIQTLRPLQDVTITLARQQITAKPDLTDDARHVLDALTH; this is encoded by the coding sequence ATGGTGTTTCTGCGGAAGGTGACCACGGCGTCTGGTGCGACGGCCGTGCAGATCGCCGAGCGGAAGAACCGTCGGGACGTGGTCCTCGAGCATCTTGGCTCCGCACGCACCGAAGCGGAGCTCGCCGCGTTGATGAGCGCCGGCAGGGACAAGATCCACGCCGGCCAACGGGCTCTTGACCTCGACCTTTCCCAGGATCCACAGGCGGCCGTCGTGCAGTCGAAACATTCTCGCCTGCTGGTGGAGACGCTCCGCTCGGCCTGGTCCACGCTCGGCTTCGATGTCGTCGAGGATGAGGCGTTCTTCCAGCTCGTCGCCGCGAGGCTGATCGAACCGACCTCGATGAGCGATTCCCGCCGCGTCCTGGCCGATGTCGGCGTCCAGCCGGTCCACCGCAACACCTTCCACGCCGCTCTCCAGCGCTGCGGCGAGCGTGAGTACCGCGACCGCATTGCCGCGAAGTGCTTCAAACACGCCTCGACCAGCGGCGACATCTCCCTGGTGCTCTACGACGTCACCACGCTCTACTTCGAAGCCCCGAAGGAAGATGAACTGAGGAAAGTCGGCTTCAGCAAGGAGCGCAGGGTCGATCCCCAGATCGTGGTCGGCCTGCTGGTGGACCGGAACGGGTTCCCGCTGGAGATCGGCTGCTTCGAGGGCAACAAGGCGGAGACCCTCACGATCGTGCCGATCATCAAGCAGTTCCAGGCGCGACACAACCTGGCGGACATGGTCGTCGTCGCGGACGCCGGGATGCTCTCGATGGCGAACCTGAACGCCCTGGCCGAAGCGGAGCTGAAGTTCATCGTCGGCTCACGGCCGAAGAAAGCCCCCGGTGACCTGGCCAATCACTTCCACTGGAACGGGGACGCGTTCAGCGATGGGCAGCTGATCGACACGGTCACCCCGCGGCACGGCTCCACCAAGACCGAGACGAAGCGACGCCGCAAAGAGCCGGTCTGGGACGCGAAGGAGCATCCCGGGCACTGGCGCGCGGTCTGGTCCTACTCCCGCAAACGCGCAGTCCACGACAACTACACCCTCACCCAGCAGGAGAACAGGGCCCGAGCCGTGATCGCCGGCGACGCCTCCGTCAAGGGCACCCGGTTCATCAAATCCACCACGGCCGGCAAGAAGCTGGATGAGGAGTCGCTGGAGAAGGCGAAGCAGCTGGTCGGGCTGAAGGGCTACGTCACCAACATCCCCGCGAGCACCATGGCCGCGCCGGAGGTACTCTCCAGCTACCACGACCTCTGGCACGTGGAGCAGTCCTTCCGAATGAGCAAGACAGACCTCCAGGCCAGACCCATGTTCCATCATCAGCGCGACGCGATCGAAGCCCACCTCACCATCGTCTTCACCGCGCTGGCGATCGCCCGCTACCTCCAAGACACGACCGGGTTCAGCATCCGAAAGATCATCCAGACCCTCCGCCCGCTGCAGGACGTCACGATCACCCTGGCCAGGCAGCAGATCACCGCGAAGCCCGACCTCACCGACGACGCCCGACACGTCCTCGACGCACTGACACACTAA
- a CDS encoding ISL3 family transposase translates to MHENTGSQRDAASTIFNLPNYRVIDAVDLPDGSRRVVIASTVPPGCPSCGALATQVHSRRMQQVRDVPVAGATVVVWAKRRWFCLEPACARGTFAEATEQIPRYARSTTRLRDQVVSAVITSGRAASEVARAHGVSWWLVQAALSAAAVVLTDVEKTCVTRLGIDEHRYRSVRWFRTDQGSWRRFEPWMTTLVDLATGQVLGIVDGRDSATVGDWLAQRSEAWRERIEIVAIDPSAAFRKALRTYLPRAAVSVDKFHLVKLGNDMVTTIRQRLARTHRGRRGRKDDPAWAHRMLLLRGGDTLTPRAWERLEDVFRTDDPTDELSAAWGIKEQLRRLLATDTLAQAWDERMRMGYFAQIANMPEATKLYDTVVAWWDAIEVLIVTGATTARVEAANTGIKNIKRTGRGFRNAENYRMRILLTSAARTVA, encoded by the coding sequence GTGCACGAGAATACTGGTTCGCAGCGGGATGCTGCGAGCACGATCTTCAACCTGCCCAACTACCGCGTCATCGATGCCGTCGACCTGCCCGATGGCAGCCGGCGGGTGGTGATCGCCTCGACCGTCCCGCCGGGCTGTCCGTCCTGCGGGGCGCTCGCGACGCAGGTCCACTCCCGCCGGATGCAGCAAGTCAGGGACGTTCCCGTCGCCGGGGCGACGGTGGTGGTGTGGGCCAAGCGGCGCTGGTTCTGTCTCGAGCCGGCCTGCGCCCGGGGCACGTTCGCTGAGGCCACCGAGCAGATCCCCCGATACGCCCGCTCGACCACCAGGCTGCGCGATCAAGTCGTCTCGGCCGTGATCACCTCCGGCCGGGCAGCTTCCGAGGTCGCCCGGGCCCACGGCGTCTCGTGGTGGCTGGTCCAGGCCGCCCTCAGCGCCGCTGCCGTGGTCCTGACCGACGTCGAGAAGACGTGCGTGACCCGGCTGGGCATCGATGAGCACCGCTACCGGTCAGTGCGCTGGTTCCGCACCGATCAGGGCTCCTGGAGGCGGTTCGAGCCGTGGATGACGACACTGGTCGACCTGGCCACCGGGCAGGTCCTGGGCATCGTCGACGGCCGCGACAGCGCCACCGTCGGGGACTGGCTCGCCCAGCGCTCCGAGGCCTGGCGGGAGCGGATCGAGATCGTCGCGATCGACCCCTCGGCCGCGTTCCGCAAAGCACTACGGACCTACCTGCCCCGCGCCGCGGTCTCGGTCGACAAGTTCCACCTCGTAAAGCTCGGCAACGACATGGTCACCACCATCAGGCAGCGCCTGGCCCGCACCCACCGCGGTCGCCGGGGCCGCAAGGACGACCCGGCCTGGGCCCACCGGATGCTGCTGCTACGCGGCGGCGACACCCTCACCCCGCGAGCCTGGGAGCGGCTCGAGGACGTGTTCCGCACCGATGACCCCACCGACGAGCTCTCCGCCGCCTGGGGCATCAAGGAGCAACTCCGCCGCCTGCTGGCCACCGACACCCTCGCCCAGGCCTGGGACGAACGGATGCGGATGGGCTACTTCGCCCAGATCGCGAACATGCCCGAGGCGACAAAGCTCTACGACACCGTCGTGGCCTGGTGGGACGCGATCGAGGTCCTCATCGTCACCGGCGCGACCACCGCCCGCGTCGAGGCCGCGAACACCGGCATCAAGAACATCAAACGCACCGGCCGCGGATTCCGCAACGCGGAGAACTACCGGATGCGTATCCTGCTGACCAGCGCCGCGAGAACCGTAGCGTGA
- a CDS encoding heavy metal translocating P-type ATPase: MNAGNHPHRHDHGEPGMQHSHPSPTPHGAHTGIAEHDAPDAHHDHGTHGDHEDHLEHEGHSGHGGHAGHGDHVGQFRRLFWINLIIAVPVVVFSPMFAMLLGYSIPDVPGAMGIAPALGTVMYVWGGRPFLTGAVSEVRSRQPGMMLLIGLAITVAFIASWGATLGLLDHQLEFWWELALLIVIMLLGHWVEMRSLAQTTSALDSLAALLPDMAERIEGDELVSISPTELQRGDLVLVRPGASVPADGTIREGRADVDESMVTGESRPVTRSTGDSVVAGTVATDSSLRIEVTATGDDTALAGIQRLVTEAQNSSSRAQRIADTAAAWLFWFALGAAVITAITWSLLGMPDDAVVRTVTVLVIACPHALGLAIPLVVSIATERAARGGVLVKDRLALEAMRTVDAVLFDKTGTLTKGEPALAEIITRGADETEVLALAAAAEAESEHPLARAIVAKAQAEGAQIPAGSDVSSTPALGVSAQVDGHEIRVGGPRLLEETGVSEVDEAEAWRQEGAIILHVLRDGEVIGGLKLTDEVRPESRDAIDALHSLDVEVVMITGDAEAVANSVGKELGIDRVFAGVRPEDKSSKVVQLQKEGKKVAMVGDGVNDAPALAQADVGIAIGAGTDVAIASAGVVLASSDPRSVLSVIELSRAAYRKMKQNLWWAAGYNLLSVPLAAGILAPIGFVLPMSVGAILMSLSTIVVALNAQLLRRLDLRPEATVAAVRARH, encoded by the coding sequence ATGAACGCTGGCAACCACCCACACCGTCACGACCACGGAGAACCCGGCATGCAGCACTCTCATCCTTCCCCCACGCCTCATGGCGCCCACACCGGTATTGCTGAGCACGACGCACCCGACGCGCATCACGACCACGGAACTCACGGAGACCACGAGGACCACTTGGAACACGAGGGTCATTCAGGGCACGGGGGTCACGCCGGTCACGGGGACCACGTCGGGCAGTTCCGGCGGTTGTTCTGGATCAACCTGATCATCGCGGTCCCAGTTGTCGTGTTCTCGCCGATGTTCGCGATGCTGCTCGGGTACAGCATTCCCGATGTCCCCGGCGCGATGGGGATCGCCCCGGCCCTCGGCACAGTCATGTACGTCTGGGGTGGCCGCCCGTTCCTCACCGGTGCCGTCTCCGAGGTCCGTTCCCGTCAGCCCGGGATGATGCTCCTGATCGGGCTCGCGATCACGGTCGCGTTCATCGCCTCCTGGGGTGCGACCCTCGGCCTCCTCGACCACCAGCTCGAGTTCTGGTGGGAGCTCGCCCTGCTGATCGTGATCATGCTGCTGGGCCACTGGGTCGAGATGCGTTCCCTCGCCCAGACCACCTCCGCACTCGACTCCCTGGCCGCCCTGCTCCCGGACATGGCAGAACGCATCGAAGGCGACGAGCTCGTGAGCATCTCGCCCACCGAGCTGCAGCGAGGCGACCTCGTCCTCGTCCGCCCCGGGGCGAGCGTCCCGGCCGACGGCACGATCCGCGAAGGCCGCGCCGACGTGGACGAGTCCATGGTCACCGGCGAGTCCCGCCCCGTGACGCGCTCCACCGGAGACTCCGTCGTGGCAGGCACCGTCGCCACCGACTCCAGCCTCCGCATCGAGGTCACCGCCACGGGCGACGACACCGCCCTCGCCGGTATACAGCGCCTGGTGACCGAAGCACAGAACTCCTCGTCCCGCGCACAGCGCATCGCAGATACCGCTGCGGCGTGGCTGTTCTGGTTCGCTCTCGGCGCCGCCGTGATCACCGCGATCACCTGGTCACTGCTCGGCATGCCCGATGATGCCGTTGTTCGCACAGTGACCGTCCTGGTCATCGCCTGCCCTCACGCGCTGGGGCTCGCGATCCCGCTGGTCGTCTCCATCGCCACCGAGCGGGCCGCCCGCGGCGGTGTTCTGGTGAAGGACCGTCTGGCCCTGGAAGCAATGCGCACCGTCGACGCCGTCCTGTTCGACAAGACCGGCACCCTCACCAAGGGCGAGCCCGCCCTCGCCGAGATCATCACCCGCGGTGCGGACGAGACCGAGGTGCTGGCCCTGGCAGCTGCCGCCGAAGCGGAGAGCGAGCACCCGCTCGCCCGCGCCATCGTCGCCAAGGCTCAGGCCGAGGGAGCACAGATTCCTGCGGGCTCTGACGTCAGCTCCACCCCGGCGCTGGGCGTGAGTGCCCAGGTGGATGGGCACGAGATCCGCGTGGGCGGTCCCCGCTTGCTCGAGGAAACCGGAGTGAGCGAAGTCGACGAGGCTGAGGCCTGGCGCCAGGAGGGCGCGATCATCCTCCACGTCCTCCGCGACGGCGAGGTGATCGGCGGTCTCAAGCTCACCGATGAGGTGCGCCCCGAATCTCGCGACGCCATCGATGCTCTGCACAGTTTGGACGTCGAGGTCGTCATGATCACCGGCGACGCCGAGGCGGTCGCGAACAGTGTCGGCAAGGAGCTCGGAATCGACAGGGTTTTCGCTGGGGTGCGCCCCGAGGACAAGTCCTCGAAGGTCGTCCAGCTCCAGAAGGAGGGCAAGAAGGTCGCGATGGTCGGCGACGGCGTCAACGACGCCCCTGCACTCGCTCAGGCAGATGTCGGCATCGCCATCGGTGCCGGCACCGACGTCGCGATCGCCTCCGCCGGGGTCGTGCTCGCCAGCTCCGATCCACGCTCGGTACTCTCGGTCATCGAACTCTCCCGAGCCGCCTACCGCAAGATGAAGCAGAACCTCTGGTGGGCAGCCGGCTACAACCTGCTGTCCGTGCCACTCGCGGCCGGAATCCTCGCCCCCATCGGATTCGTGCTGCCGATGTCCGTCGGCGCGATCCTCATGTCCCTGTCCACCATCGTCGTCGCCCTGAACGCCCAGCTCCTGCGACGCCTCGACCTGCGTCCGGAAGCGACCGTCGCCGCCGTCCGGGCTCGCCACTGA
- a CDS encoding AAA family ATPase — protein MGRDELLDEFDEAFADSMDPTGLTVLLSGQRGMGKTVLLDAYRHAAETDGWLVITESSSSGLLDRLTRDHLPRLLQQYSGNPPIQLESADLEVGPVGAGGSWTDRYPAESTLRSQVTELTDALAPRGSGLVLSIDEIQAADVEELRKLGEIVQYARREARPFAFAAAGLSTPIEELLDHEGTTFLRRADHHNVGRVDRPDVRTAIAQTIADGGREIDAQALDRAANTIEGYPFMIQLVGYHSVRNQKDGGPVASAAVAAGIDAARRRLGRHVHTPALRPLSPVDRTYLLAMAQEDGPARTRVVAERLGVTPPQYAGEYRRRLIRDGIIEPAGHGFVRFTIPYTGDHLREHAAHDALGDMNGHDSADRP, from the coding sequence GTGGGCCGCGATGAACTGCTCGACGAGTTCGACGAAGCCTTCGCAGACTCCATGGACCCCACGGGGCTCACCGTGCTGCTGTCCGGCCAGCGAGGCATGGGCAAGACCGTGTTGCTGGACGCGTACCGCCACGCGGCCGAGACCGACGGGTGGCTGGTCATCACCGAAAGCTCCAGTTCCGGGCTTTTGGATCGACTTACGCGTGATCATCTCCCCCGCCTTCTCCAGCAGTACTCCGGGAATCCGCCGATACAGCTCGAGTCAGCCGACCTGGAGGTCGGTCCGGTCGGCGCCGGCGGGTCCTGGACAGACCGCTACCCGGCAGAATCCACCCTCCGCTCCCAGGTCACCGAGCTAACCGACGCCCTTGCACCCCGCGGCAGCGGACTCGTCCTGTCCATCGACGAGATCCAGGCTGCCGATGTCGAGGAACTGCGCAAACTCGGAGAGATCGTCCAGTACGCGCGGCGAGAAGCGCGACCGTTCGCTTTCGCCGCTGCCGGTCTGTCCACCCCGATCGAGGAACTGCTCGATCACGAAGGAACGACGTTTCTGCGTCGAGCCGACCACCACAACGTCGGCCGCGTCGACCGCCCCGACGTGCGCACCGCCATCGCGCAGACGATCGCCGACGGTGGCCGCGAGATCGACGCCCAGGCGCTGGACCGTGCAGCGAACACGATCGAGGGTTACCCCTTCATGATCCAGCTCGTCGGCTACCACTCCGTGCGTAACCAGAAGGACGGTGGCCCCGTCGCCAGTGCGGCCGTCGCCGCCGGCATCGACGCGGCCCGCCGTCGGCTCGGACGGCACGTCCACACGCCGGCCCTGCGCCCGCTGTCGCCCGTTGACCGCACGTACCTGCTCGCCATGGCGCAGGAAGACGGACCGGCCCGCACCAGGGTGGTCGCCGAACGGTTGGGCGTGACCCCCCCCCAGTACGCCGGCGAGTATCGGCGACGCCTCATCCGGGACGGGATCATCGAGCCGGCAGGCCACGGATTCGTCCGCTTCACGATCCCCTACACCGGCGACCACCTGCGCGAACATGCCGCCCATGATGCCCTCGGCGACATGAATGGCCACGACTCGGCAGACAGGCCCTGA